Proteins encoded in a region of the Scatophagus argus isolate fScaArg1 chromosome 1, fScaArg1.pri, whole genome shotgun sequence genome:
- the LOC124061865 gene encoding zinc finger BED domain-containing protein 4-like isoform X2 → MIIKDCQPFTLVENEGFRALMQLVAPSYVLPSRKTVKDLVDQKYEEEKEKTKKDLQSAIAVTLTADMWTSINMEAYLAVTCHYVDQDSHELHTSVLGVQHFSQKHTADNLAMVKRSLMEEWGIASKVRCLVTDAAANMISCARILQIRQTICIAHSINLIVKKSCDPIITLTDICNKTRQIVTYLRSSTTAKEKLAQIQQQLGTPVHKLINEVPTRWNSTYHMLERMTEQKEAVWVSLASLRHDITPLTPEEFDLIEEMLRVLSPFEQATRELSEEKRVSGSKVIPLIRKIHIELRHQASTLTKPAA, encoded by the exons ATGATCATTAAAGACTGTCAGCCATTCACCCTTGTCGAAAATGAGGGATTCAGGGCGCTCATGCAGCTTGTTGCACCCTCATATGTTCTACCAAGCAGGAAG ACCGTCAAGGACTTGGTGGACCAGAAAtatgaggaggaaaaggagaaaacaaaaaaggaccTCCAGAGTGCCATTGCTGTGACTTTAACAGCTGACATGTGGACCTCGATTAATATGGAGGCTTATCTTGCTGTTACTTGCCACTATGTGGACCAAGACAGCCATGAATTGCATACATCAGTCTTGGGAGTGCAGcatttctcacagaaacacactgcagataACTTGGCCATGGTTAAAAGGAGCCTTATGGAGGAGTGGGGCATAGCAAGCAAGGTCAGGTGTCTTGTCACTGATGCAGCAGCAAATATGATTTCATGTGCTCGCATACTGCAAATACGGCAAACTATTTGTATTGCCCATTCAATCAATTTAATTGTAAAAAAGTCATGTGATCCCATTATAACACTGACAGATATATGCAACAAAACACGGCAAATTGTGACATACTTAAGATCAAGCACCACGGCCAAAGAAAAGCTTGCTCAAATACAGCAACAGCTGGGAACACCAGTGCATAAATTAATAAACGAGGTGCCAACAAGATGGAACAGCACCTACCACATGCTGGAGAGAATGACTGAGCAGAAGGAGGCAGTCTGGGTGTCTTTGgcctcactgagacatgatATTACGCCACTGACTCCTGAAGAATTTGATTTAATTGAAGAGATGCTCAGGGTGCTCTCTCCATTTGAACAAGCGACAAGAGAATTATCTGAGGAAAAAAGAGTCTCGGGGTCCAAGGTTATTCCACTGATCAGAAAGATCCACATTGAGCTTCGACATCAAGCCTCAACGCTAACAAAACCAGCTGCTTAA
- the LOC124061865 gene encoding zinc finger BED domain-containing protein 4-like isoform X1, protein MDRSRKFSQVWNNFDLLTPNKVKCRLCSTELSYINKSTSSMLRHHRARHGNEESADTPAVSTPVPNKQALDEAVVNMIIKDCQPFTLVENEGFRALMQLVAPSYVLPSRKTVKDLVDQKYEEEKEKTKKDLQSAIAVTLTADMWTSINMEAYLAVTCHYVDQDSHELHTSVLGVQHFSQKHTADNLAMVKRSLMEEWGIASKVRCLVTDAAANMISCARILQIRQTICIAHSINLIVKKSCDPIITLTDICNKTRQIVTYLRSSTTAKEKLAQIQQQLGTPVHKLINEVPTRWNSTYHMLERMTEQKEAVWVSLASLRHDITPLTPEEFDLIEEMLRVLSPFEQATRELSEEKRVSGSKVIPLIRKIHIELRHQASTLTKPAA, encoded by the exons gTGAAGTGTCGGCTCTGCTCAACTGAATTGTCTTACATCAATAAGAGCACGTCATCAATGCTGAGGCATCATAGAGCTCGGCATGGCAATGAAGAGTCGGCAGACACTCCTGCTGTGAGTACCCCAG TTCCTAACAAGCAAGCGTTGGATGAGGCTGTGGTCAACATGATCATTAAAGACTGTCAGCCATTCACCCTTGTCGAAAATGAGGGATTCAGGGCGCTCATGCAGCTTGTTGCACCCTCATATGTTCTACCAAGCAGGAAG ACCGTCAAGGACTTGGTGGACCAGAAAtatgaggaggaaaaggagaaaacaaaaaaggaccTCCAGAGTGCCATTGCTGTGACTTTAACAGCTGACATGTGGACCTCGATTAATATGGAGGCTTATCTTGCTGTTACTTGCCACTATGTGGACCAAGACAGCCATGAATTGCATACATCAGTCTTGGGAGTGCAGcatttctcacagaaacacactgcagataACTTGGCCATGGTTAAAAGGAGCCTTATGGAGGAGTGGGGCATAGCAAGCAAGGTCAGGTGTCTTGTCACTGATGCAGCAGCAAATATGATTTCATGTGCTCGCATACTGCAAATACGGCAAACTATTTGTATTGCCCATTCAATCAATTTAATTGTAAAAAAGTCATGTGATCCCATTATAACACTGACAGATATATGCAACAAAACACGGCAAATTGTGACATACTTAAGATCAAGCACCACGGCCAAAGAAAAGCTTGCTCAAATACAGCAACAGCTGGGAACACCAGTGCATAAATTAATAAACGAGGTGCCAACAAGATGGAACAGCACCTACCACATGCTGGAGAGAATGACTGAGCAGAAGGAGGCAGTCTGGGTGTCTTTGgcctcactgagacatgatATTACGCCACTGACTCCTGAAGAATTTGATTTAATTGAAGAGATGCTCAGGGTGCTCTCTCCATTTGAACAAGCGACAAGAGAATTATCTGAGGAAAAAAGAGTCTCGGGGTCCAAGGTTATTCCACTGATCAGAAAGATCCACATTGAGCTTCGACATCAAGCCTCAACGCTAACAAAACCAGCTGCTTAA